In the Takifugu flavidus isolate HTHZ2018 chromosome 11, ASM371156v2, whole genome shotgun sequence genome, one interval contains:
- the si:dkeyp-121d4.3 gene encoding uncharacterized protein si:dkeyp-121d4.3 isoform X2 codes for MMGPKRSRPTMGPPGEDGPPFDIGPPGWGPPRPGGWGPRPPGGPLAPDGWGPLPPERWPPIPPEGWDPRGPPLPDGWGPPPPGGWGHLPPRGWGSRGSEPPDWVPRGPPPLGWGGHPEDWLRPPEDWRPRHPDDWRPANPDDWGLRHPEGWRMHPRDWSPPSDWRPEGPPELWGSETLPPGSLPPDAAAYVAPVPPPCIPPPGIPPPGILTPGIPPPVGFGGYPTGWTGEPVVEEVLPNPPPDQPEWIKALISAPPTESAPPDAKKTEEPVPTPATEPPTVAPRPKPTNKPNTSKALGLLGKRTFEKPPPGRSTGIISFIGPSFGYIEREDLQKYTFSFDVFFGNPKAMTPGVRVHFTACKEKGSLIATDVKVAPGGTENVEPEIYEAVVTQPIVEPQPGERQYPGQVHVSIGPLRTNLTFDAKDSTVTLLKNDQVLINLLTDIVTEKRRATNIKPKIPSTFSETQEIREQGVIISLKDGEGVVKSEKHGELPFDVKENLSDVEFTVEDVNEEVEFTVITLRSGNRAIRIKRVKEPLLLTICSASASSASKGDNSQNDNDSVQQLQNSMTSEVGPNMKLDPELYEGVVTQTITEPSPQTPGYPGQIHANIGPIKTNVTFEHRDCGITLLKNDHVLINLLYNVATGRKMATNIKPKVPFTFSYTKEIRELGVITWLSGDEGIVNSADHGELSFDTCENFSDSEFSSEDVHKEVEFTLALEKGKKRAIRLMRTKRDKDPILEEQKKREEAEKRKKKEEEEVKRKEEEQLREAERKRKEDAVAALEAAKCKWTPLGFKVRDPDTLDEISKERFEGTVLKAISRNMKIKQEPTEEQGAPKNGQMPVTQVKIKVEKTTEDEKEEGAEEEERMEIKVEKEEDDKPLPDANAGGEAKPEPSMGRLVMTVDGQQKQLSFCPNDLLSTATMFDGDRVRFHIATHLETKAERATYVEILPESFEESNEQRQHGIVIEFSDNSGLIKCSQNPQLYFHMSEVVEKKKLELNEKVDFSLAAHETAEGGIQAIRIKRYTESVFLPVRKLGGVGASKGKMTIKLAKALEDTEKVKQNTEKLKAVVKSLRTRDSKTSVHKRNCSLNRYRHSRSRSRSRSRSRSRSRSRSKSRSRSRSRSRGGTRSRSRSPKRDEFGRTLKKRPSSSTDRDRKGSRNVRSRERSYRRSKSRSRSRERSRERSRERSRDRANKKRSKVSREREESHRRRKEASPPPRRAGIVEDELAQKKRELEELNEMIAYKKSLVERDPGHRTCIDYDHGRIAVPLAEYRPVRSILKKRPEGPEYLQHPSRLYEDPYYDRPYSPYQERLYGDRYGDPYRGHPYSDRHPYSDRFYEARPYGEGVYSDPLPTSTRYTDRYDVYDEPYEDRYCDPPYDPYRSSQSAQSSVPSTQSGDVLSGSTKTQGPHSAAESSSHHPYRPPSPTEPPPRSPSPQLSHTKPRQSPPVEKPAAQKPLDRFLDMLNKKVDAEKKSEPVYGSDDLLPHERALHDGKGFSRIVGMAQELTKSRLKVDAEEHSSPEWLPTSQDSKSQAEPYEKIQSLLRTIGLKLSTGDVSKLASRAQEKIYSPKSSSAERETLSSSRAERYTGRTGSSESEALHSLSPARASSLEPHSRHEAVSEYEDFLDQKELESLKKAQMLQSLTKTMGTKSPTTSSLRPPAPPPSHYQHPTPSSNFPLGTITQSSLGTSSATFSGGFAQTPGAGHSAQQFGPVAGLSTEVPLHLPGQHPPGTPPQRPHGPTPPGPPPGPPPRRPAGQPPYSPPSAQAVLPFIDQPRAAPHLKSDGPSACVSTATVTPSEAAKLSPPDDEKSAISTTVARCLKVIETVKSLSAQSSPKIAKSVQFSLPTEPSTYGLQSLAETEEDIKTKQKEKLDVYNQRILEKREQQYQDLLARKKAEKSRDCTLIPPGKPVSSEPKNIWICGHSLVYWAESRARSPEVGMQLGMDPNKVTIWWKGTQGMTWPQLLPQLHQLKVTWPNPDVLIIHLGGNDLSTDSPTGLLASVKKDLTSIKSIFPQCILVWSNILPRRVWRHSTDSHEVDLVRTTVNRRIQTIVSDLGGVSLTHDNIRCGTNTGHYRTDGVHLSHKGIDLFNLNLQDLLEKWELSSEKS; via the exons ATGATGGGACCAAAACGGAGTCGACCCACAATGGGACCGCCAGGCGAAGACGGTCCGCCTTTCGACATAGGCCCACCAGGCTGGGGCCCTCCACGACCAGGTGGATGGGGTCCTCGGCCACCAGGAGGCCCACTGGCACCCGACGGCTGGGGTCCTCTACCTCCAGAGAGATGGCCACCAATACCGCCAGAAGGATGGGACCCAAGAGGCCCCCCTCTGCCAGATGGATGGGGTCCACCTCCACCAGGTGGATGGGGCCACCTGCCTCCACGTGGATGGGGTTCAAGAGGATCTGAGCCACCTGACTGGGTACCAAGAGGACCCCCACCACTAGGCTGGGGTGGTCATCCTGAAGATTGGTTGCGTCCACCAGAGGACTGGAGACCACGTCACCCAGATGACTGGAGACCAGCTAATCCTGACGACTGGGGGCTACGTCACCCTGAAGGCTGGAGAATGCACCCTAGAGACTGGAGCCCCCCATCTGATTGGCGTCCTGAAGGTCCCCCTGAACTATGGGGAAGTGAGACACTGCCACCAGGATCACTtcctccagatgctgcagcatATGTGGCCCCGGTTCCTCCTCCATGCATCCCACCACCCGGGATTCCTCCCCCAGGGATTCTTACCCCAGGAATCCCACCCCCTGTGGGTTTTGGAGGGTACCCCACTGGGTGGACAGGGGAG CCAGTTGTAGAGGAAGTGCTGCCCAACCCTCCGCCAGACCAGCCTGAGTGG ATCAAAGCCTTGATTTCGGCACCACCCACAGAATCGGCACCACCAGATGCCAAAAAGACTGAGGAGCCTGTCCCGACGCCGGCGACTGAGCCGCCCACTGTTGCCCCACGACCTAAACCTACAAATAAACCTAACACCAGCAAGGCTCTTGGCCTCCTGGGGAAGCGCACGTTTGAGAA GCCTCCCCCAGGAAGGTCGACAGGCATCATTTCGTTTATTGGG CCGAGCTTTGGCTACATTGAGAGAGAAGACCTGCAGAAGTACACCTTCAGCTTTGACGTCTTTTTTGGAAATCCAAAAGCAATGACGCCTGGTGTTCGAGTCCACTTCACTGCCTGCAAGGAGAAG GGGAGTCTAATAGCGACGGATGTGAAGGTGGCACCTGGTGGAACGGAGAACGTGGAACCAGAAATCTACGAGGCTGTGGTGACTCAGCCGATTGTGGAGCCTCAG CCTGGCGAGCGTCAGTACCCAGGTCAGGTCCACGTGAGCATCGGGCCGCTCAGGACAAATCTGACATTTGACGCAAAGGACAGCACGGTTACACTGCTGAAGAACGACCAGGTGCTCATCAATCTGCTGACCGATATTGTCACCGAGAAGAGGCGCGCCACTAACATCAAGCCCAAGATCCCATCGACTTTCAGTGAAACTCAGGAGATCCGAGAGCAG GGCGTCATCATCAGCCTGAAGGATGGCGAAGGTGTCGTTAAGTCCGAGAAGCACGGCGAGCTTCCCTTTGACGTCAAAGAAAATTTAAGCGATGTGGAGTTTACTGTAGAGGACGTCAACGAGGAAGTGGAGTTCACTGTGATCACG CTGAGATCAGGCAACCGTGCCATCCGGATCAAACGGGTGAAGGAGCCCCTCCTCCTGACCATCTGCTCCGCCTCTGCATCCTCTGCCAGCAAGGGGGACAACAGTCAAAACGACAACGACAGCGTTCAGCAATTACAGAACAGCATGACGTCGGAAGTGGGACCCAACATGAAGTTAGACCCAGAGCTGTATGAAGGTGTCGTTACACAGACCATCACGGAGCCCTCg CCTCAGACGCCAGGTTACCCAGGCCAGATTCATGCAAATATCGGCCCCATCAAGACCAACGTGACCTTTGAGCACCGCGACTGTGGCATCACACTGCTGAAGAACGACCACGTGCTGATCAACCTGCTCTATAATGTAGCAACCGGGAGGAAAATGGCAACCAACATCAAGCCTAAAGTCCCCTTCACCTTCAGCTACACCAAGGAGATCAGAGAGCTG GGTGTGATCACCTGGCTGTCGGGCGATGAAGGCATTGTCAACTCGGCCGATCACGGAGAGCTTTCCTTCGACACCTGTGAGAACTTCAGCGACTCAGAGTTCAGTTCTGAAGACGTGCACAAGGAGGTGGAGTTCACGCTGGCGTTG GAAAAAGGCAAGAAGAGAGCCATCCGGCTGATGAGAACCAAGAGGGACAAAGACCCGATCctggaagagcagaagaaacgagaggaggcagagaagaggaagaaaaaggaggaggaggaggtgaagaggaaggaggaggagcaactcagagaggcagagaggaagaggaaggaagacGCAGTGGCAGCTCTGGAGGCAGCCAAATGCAAa TGGACCCCCCTTGGCTTTAAAGTGAGAGACCCCGACACCCTGGACGAGATCAGCAAGGAACGCTTTGAAGGAACTGTTCTGAAGGCCATCTCCAGGAACATGAAAATCAAGCAGGAGCCGACTGAAGAACAAGGAGCTCCAAAAAATGGACAAATGCCTGTCACACAG GTCAAAattaaagtggagaaaaccacagaagatgagaaggaagaaggcgctgaggaggaggaacggaTGGAGATAAAAGTagagaaggaagaggatgaTAAACCGTTGCCTGATGCTAACGCTGGCGGGGAAGCTAAACCAGAGCCTAGCATGGGTCGCCTGGTGATGACCGTTGAtgggcagcagaagcagctttccTTCTGTCCCAACGACCTGCTGAGCACCGCCACCATGTTTGACGGAGACAGG GTCCGTTTCCACATCGCCACACACCTAGAGACCAAAGCCGAACGGGCCACCTATGTAGAGATCCTCCCCGAGTCCTTTGAGGAGTCCAACGAGCAGCGGCAACAT GGCATCGTCATCGAGTTCTCCGACAACTCAGGCCTCATCAAGTGCTCCCAGAATCCTCAGCTGTACTTCCACATGTCTGAGGttgtggagaagaagaagctggagctgAACGAGAAGGTGGACTTCAGCTTGGCAGCG catGAAACGGCAGAGGGTGGAATACAGGCCATCAGGATCAAACGCTACACCGAGAGCGTCTTCTTACCTGTCCGTAAACTCGGGGGTGTGGGAGCCAGCAAAGGAAAg ATGACCATCAAGCTGGCCAAAGCTTTAGAGGACACTGA GAAAGTGAAGCAAAACACAGAGAAGCTCAAGGCAGTGGTCAAAAGCCTAAGAACCCGAGACAGCAAGACCAGCGTCCACAAGAGGAACTGCAGTTTAAACAGATATAGACATAGTAGAAGCAGGAGTAGAAGCAGGAGTAGAAGCAGGAGTAGGAGCAGGAGTAGGAGCAAGAGTAGAAGCAGGAgtaggagcaggagcagaggcgGGACTCGGAGTAGAAGCAGGAGCCCCAAAAGAGATGAGTTTGGACGTACCCTGAAAAAgagacccagcagcagcactgaccgCGACCGCAAAGGCAGTCGGAACGTGCGAAGTAGAGAGAGGTCGTACAGGCGCTCAAAGAGTCgcagcaggagcagggagaggagcagggagaggagcagggagaggagcagggacaGGGCCAACAAGAAGAGGAGCAAAGTCAGCAGGGAGCGAGAAGAAAGtcacaggaggagaaaagaagcaaGTCCTCCTCCCAGACGAGCTGGAATCGTGGAAGATGAGCTGGCACAGAAAAAAcgagaactggaggagctgaatgAGATGATCGCTTACAAGAAGTCCCTAGTGGAACGCGACCCTGGGCACAGGACCTGTATAGACTACGACCATGGAAGGATTGCTGTTCCGTTGGCTGAGTACAGACCTGTACGCTCAATCCTGAAGAAACGTCCGGAAGGACCCGAGTACCTCCAACACCCTTCTCGACTCTACGAGGATCCTTATTACGACCGACCGTACAGCCCTTATCAGGAACGTCTTTATGGTGACCGCTATGGTGATCCTTACAGGGGTCATCCTTACTCTGATCGACACCCTTATAGTGACCGTTTTTATGAAGCTCGTCCGTATGGGGAAGGGGTCTATAGTGACCCTCTGCCCACCAGCACGCGCTACACTGATCGCTATGACGTTTACGACGAACCCTATGAAGACCGTTACTGCGACCCGCCCTACGACCCATATCGCTCCAGCCAGTCTGCCCAGAGTTCCGTGCCATCTACCCAGTCTGGTGATGTTCTTTCTGGCTCCACTAAAACTCAAGGACCCCATAGTGCTGCAGAGTCATCCTCCCACCATCCTTACAGACCACCATCTCCCACAGAACCACCTCCCAGAAGCCCATCCCCTCAACTCTCGCATACAAAACCACGTCAGTCGCCTCCCGTggagaaacctgcagctcagaAACCCCTCGACCGCTTTCTTGACATGCTAAACAAAAAAGTGGATGCCGAGAAGAAATCCGAACCAGTTTATGGGAGCGATGATCTCCTGCCTCACGAACGGGCTCTTCATGATGGAAAAGGCTTTTCCCGAATTGTCGGAATGGCTCAGGAGCTCACCAAGAGCAGGCTGAAGGTAGATGCTGAAGAACACTCGAGTCCTGAATGGCTGCCAACAAGCCAGGACTCAAAGAGCCAAGCAGAACCTTATGAGAAGATCCAGAGTCTTCTCCGTACAATTGGCCTAAAGTTAAGCACAGGTGATGTTTCCAAATTGGCAAGCAGAGCGCAAGAAAAAATCTACAGTCCAAAGTCCTcttcagcagaaagagagacaTTGTCATCCTCTAGGGCCGAACGCTATACTGGCAGAACTGGTTCTTCCGAATCAGAAGCCCTCCATTCTCTCTCCCCTGCTAGGGCTTCTAGTTTGGAGCCACACAGCAGACATGAAGCTGTCTCAGAATATGAAGATTTCCTGGACCAAAAAGAGCTGGAGTCTCTAAAGAAAGCCCAAATGTTACAGAGTCTCACCAAGACGATGGGAACCAAATCCCCCACCACTTCTTCTCTCAgaccacctgcacctccaccttctCACTACCAACATCCAACTCCCTCTTCCAACTTTCCCCTCGGAACCATTACCCAATCCTCTCTGGGGACGAGCTCCGCTACCTTCAGTGGGGGTTTCGCCCAGACCCCTGGAGCCGGCCACTCAGCCCAGCAGTTTGGACCAGTTGCAGGACTATCCACAGAAGTCCCTCTACATCTCCCTGGACAGCATCCTCCTGGGACTCCACCCCAACGTCCGCATGGgccaactcctccaggaccacCGCCTGGACCTCCACCACGGCGCCCTGCGGGACAACCTCCTTACTCTCCCCCCTCTGCTCAGGCGGTCTTACCCTTCATCGATCAGCCTCGTGCAGCTCCGCACCTCAAATCCGACGGTCCGTCAGCGTGCGTGAGCACAGCCACAGTGACGCCATCGGAAGCAGCAAAACTCAGCCCTCCAGACGATGAGAAATCTGCCATTTCTACAACTGTGGCCAGATGTCTGAAGGTCATCGAGACGGTCAAGAGCCTTTCCGCCCAGTCGTCACCCAAAATTGCTAAATCAGTCCAGTTTAGTTTACCCACAGAACCGTCGACCTACGGTCTTCAGAGCTTAGCCGAGACGGAGGAGGACATCAAGACCAAGCAAAAGGAGAAG CTGGATGTGTATAACCAGAGGATCCTAGAGAAGAGAGAGCAGCAGTACCAGGATCTGCTGGCTCGCAAGAAGGCTGAGAAGAGCAGAGACTGCACCTTGATCCCTCCAG GAAAGCCTGTCAGCAGCGAGCCCAAGAACATTTGGATCTGTGGCCACTCCCTGGTGTACTGGGCCGAGTCACGGGCCAGGTCCCCAGAGGTAGGTATGCAGTTGGGCATGGACCCCAACAAGGTGACCATCTGGTGGAAGGGCACTCAAGGCATGACGTGGCCCCAGCTTctgcctcagctccaccagctgaAAGTTACCTGGCCCAACCCAGACGTCCTCATCATACACTTGGGCGGCAATGACCTGAGCACCGACAGTCCCACTGGCCTCCTGGCCTCCGTCAAGAAGGATTTGACCTCCATTAAAAGCATCTTCCCGCAGTGCATCCTCGTGTGGTCGAACATCCTCCCCCGCAGGGTGTGGCGCCACTCGACCGACAGCCACGAGGTCGACCTGGTCCGCACAACGGTGAACCGCAGGATCCAAACCATCGTCTCAGACCTGGGCGGGGTCTCACTGACCCACGATAACATCAGGTGCGGCACAAACACGGGCCACTACCGCACCGACGGCGTCCACCTCTCGCACAAAGGTATCGACCTTTTCAATCTGAACCTGCAGGATTTACTGGAAAAGTGGGAGCTGTCGTCAGAAAAGAGCTGA